The window AAGAAGAGGGGGCTTTAGTCGTCAAAAAAGCAATGGATGAGGCCATTAAAAAAGCAAAGATATCTTTTGAGGAGTTGAAAAATATTGTTTCTACAGGTTATGGGAGAAGGTTGGTTCCTTTTGCAAAAGAATCTAAATCAGAAATGCTATGCCACGCCAAAGGAAGCCACTGGTTATTCCCAAAAGCAAGGACGGTAATTGATGTTGGTGCTGAAAGCAGCAAGGTAATACGTATTAATGAAGAGGGAGTAGTAGAAGACTTTGCCGGAAATGATAAGTGCGCGGCTGGAACAGGTGTTTTCTTAGATACTATGGCAAAGGCATTGGAGGTCTCTCTCGAAGACATAGGACAACTTTCTTTAGAATACAAAGAAAAGGCCCAGATCAGCAGTATGTGCGCAGTATTTGCAGAGTCTGAGGTGGTCTCTCATATACACAAGGGAATACCGCGAAACGATATCCTGGCTGGTATTCACGAGTCTATAGCTGACAGAATATTCGGCATGGTAAATAGAATAGGTATGAAAAATGATGTTGTTATGACTGGTGGAGTAGCGAAGAACATAGGTATGGTCAGGGCATTAGAGGAAAAATTGGGGATAAAAATATATATAGCGGAATATCCTCAATTGATTGGTGCATTGGGAGCTGCTCTTATTGCTCGAAATTCATAAAATCAGGAACCGGAGTAGGGGCGAACGGCCGTTCGCCCCTACTTTTAACTATATGATGTTCAAGCTATTTGGGGTCTGACCCCTCTTTAAGGAGGCAGAAAATGATAGTGGCTGGAGTTGATATAGGGTCATTAAGTGGCGAAACAGTAATATTAAGTGACGGCAAGATACTTTCGTATAGTATAGTTAGAACAGGGGCAGATAGTGCATTGACTGCTAAAAAAGCAACAGATGAAGCGTTAAAAAATGCCAACATCTCTTTTGAAGATATCGAGTATACTATAGCAACGGGGTACGGGAGGGTTATTGTTCCTTTTGCAAACGAAAATATAACAGAGATTTCATGCCATGCCAAAGGTGCCAATTACCTATTTCCTGATGTGAAGACCATTCTTGACATGGGTGGACAGGACTGTAAAGCCATAAGATGTAATGAGAAAGGGAAGGTAACAAATTTTGCAATGAATGACAAGTGTGCAGCAGGAACAGGTAGATTCTGTGAGGTAATGGCAGATGTACTGGGCATACCCCTTGAAGATATTGGTAAAACATCCTTAGAGGCTAAAAAGGATGCTATGATAAGTTCTGCATGTGCTGTTTTTGCTAAATCAGAGGCGGTTTCTCTGCTAAGAAGCGGTGTCCCAAAGAGTGAGATTCTCTCCGGGGTTCATGAGGCTATAGCAACCAGGGTATTCGCTTTACTCCAGAGGGTTGGGATAGAAGGCGATTTTGTTATAAGCGGTGGAATTGCAAAGAACATAGGGGTGATCAAAAAGGTAGCTGAAAAAGTCGGATTAAAACCACTCATGTCTGAGGAACCTCAGATTGTTGGTGCGTTAGGTGCAGCTCTCTTTGCAAAAGAGAGGTACAAAAAAGGGCAATCTCTTGCATAGGGTTGAGGCTAACAGGTGATAAGGAGATGTAACTACTCAGGAGACAGAATGATGCCAGAATATCTGGCTGGACAGTTAAAGGGGAGTTCGTAAAAAAAGGGAGGAAGTGAAAATGACATCTTTAGAAGAATTAAGCGAAATGTCTAAAACAATTGCCAATCCTGCTGTAGACAAATGGAAAGCCCAGGGTAAACCCGTAGTGGGGTTTTTCTGCTCCTACATACCCGAGGAGATTCTTCATGCGGCAGGCATCTTCCCCTACAGGATAAAAGCCACAGGCTGTACCAATACACCGGCTGCAGATGCTTTTTTATCCGCAGTCAACTGTTCCTTTGCCCGCAGCTGCCTGGAATTAGCGCTGGAGGGCGGCTATTGGTTTCTTGATGGAGTGGTGTCTATGAACAGCTGCGAGCATATCCGGCGTCTGTACGATATCCTGAAGCGTAAGGTAAAGACACCTTATTATCACTTTCTCAGTGTCCCCCATAAGACCGATGAAGAAGCGGTGAATTGGTACAGAGATGAGCTTGCTATCTTCAAGGCAGGTCTGGAAAAAGCGTTTGATGTCAGCATCACTGAGGAAAGTATCCGAAAATCAATAGCGGTGTATAATGAAACCCGAGACCTGCTGAGGAAGGTATACGAGTTTCGCCAAAGGGGGAACCCGCTCCTGACCGGGAAAGAAGCACACGAGATTGTTGTGGCTGCCATGTCGACTCCAAAAGAAGATTACAACAGGCTACTTAAGGGATTGCTGGAAGAGGTTGGTAAGCGGAAGGGTATCTCGACCCATAGTCCCAGATTGATGGTCATGGGAAGTGTTATTGATGATCCCGATTATATAGGGATTATCGAGGGTATGGGTTGCCTGGTAGTCACTGATGCCCTGTGTTTCGGAAGCAGGTACTTCTGGGAGCCGGTGAAGACCAACGGTGACCTCATGGAGTGTTTGGCACGTTCTTACTTAAAGCGTCCTGTATGCCCCAGGATGTCTGAGGATATTGGCCAAATCGTTACTTATACTAAGGGAATGGTTGAAAAGTTTAACGTTGATGGTGTCATCATGGAGAGAATCCGTTGTTGCGACCTTTGGGGAGGCACAACCCTTATCCTCCAGAAGAGGTTGGATGAACTGAACATTCCTCTTTTGGTAGTGGATCGGGAGTACATGACCAGCGGTGCGGGACAAATGAGTACCAGGGTTGGAGCATTTCTAGAAATGATAGGGAGGGGTTAAAATGACGCAAAAGAATATACGTGAAATTGAAAAGGTACATAATAGTATGCAGGGATTGCTCAATCATGTAGGGAGTAAATATCCTGAACGTAAATGGATGTATGAACCAGCAGCAAAGTATTTCGAGATGCTTTATGAAGATGTTGTCCAAAACAAACCTATAGCGTGGTATTTTTTCCTCCTTACTCCGGAATTGTTCCGTGCCATGGATATAGCTCCATTCTCAGGAGAGTATGCAGGTTCGGTAATTTCCTCCTTTCCCGAAGGCATCATCAAGTACGTGGACTTTGCTGAACAACACGTCCCTGAGTCGTTGTGTGCCATCAACAAGTACACCCTCGGTGCAGCCCTCTCCGGTGATTTTCCTTATCCGGATATGCTCATCCATATAGCAGCCCACCCCTGTGATTCGGCAAGTATTATTTATCCAGTTCTTGCCGAGTATCTTGGAGTCCCCCAGTTTTGTTTTGATACGCCTTACCTGGATGACGAGAGGAGCCATATATACTTTGCCAGTCAGTTTACTAAACTCATCTCCTTTCTGGAAGAGCAGACAAATCAAAAGTTAGACTTTGATAGGCTAAAGCAGGTTGTAGAATATTCTAACCAGGCACAGGAATATGTGCTCAAAGCTAACAAACTCAGGAAAGAGGTACCCTGCCCTATTTCGAGCCGGTCTTCTGCTATAGCTGCAGGTGCTATTTTGGGGCTTGCCGGAACCCCCTTCCTGGTGGACTGGTATAAGAAACAGTATGAAATGGCACTGGAACGGGTTCAGAGAAATGAGGGCGCCCTTCCAGAGGAGAAATTGAGAGTAGCTATGGTCTGGTCCTCCACGTTTTTCGACCTGGGGGTGTTAGAGTGGATGGAGAGGGAATATGGAGCTGTCGTCGTGATGGACCTGCTGAATCTTTGGGTCAATGAACCTATAGAAGACACCTCGAGTCTGTCAAAAATAGCCCGTGGTCTGGCATCTAAAATACTGAAAGCTCCTATGGGAAGGCACGGCAGAGGCCCCGTGGACACATTACTGGAGGAAGTTGTTGGTATATGCAGGGAATATAAAGCGGATGTGGCTATTTTTGCAGGACATGTGGGTTGTAAGTATGGCTGGGCGTCTGCCAAGCTGCTAAAGGATGTTATAAAAGAGGAAGTGGGAATTCCCACCCTGTTTTTTGATTTCGATGCTTACGATCCAAGGGTTGCCTCATCGGAAACCATTAAGGCAAAAATTGAACAGTTTTTTGACACTTATTTGTGAGGGGCATGATGTCAAGACCAGGGTCAGACCGGCAAAATGCGGGAAGGGTGATTGCTGTGAGCGGCAAGGGTGGAGCAGGGAAAACAGCTCTGGTAGCAATCATGGTCGGTGTACTTTCAAAAATGGAAAAATTTAAGATATTGGCTATAGATGCTGATTCAGCAGCGTGTTTACCCTCTGCAGTAGGTGCAACGGCATACAGGACAGTAGGAGACATCCGGGAAGAGATTATCAAAAACCCAGAAGCAAAGAGCAGGATTCAAGATATACCTATGCAGAAAGTGATAGCTGAGGTCATGGGACAAGGGAATGGATTTGACCTGTTGGTAATGGGTCGACCCGAAGGACCAGGCTGCTTTTGCGCGGTTAATGACCTATTAAGGTATGGGATAGAAACCCTTTCCAGGGATTTTGATATTACCCTCATTGATTGTGAAGCCGGCCCCGAGCAAGTCAACCGAAGGGTGCTTAGAAGCGTCGATACCCTGGTGATTGTTACTGACACCTCCACCAGAGGGATTCACAATGCTAAACTCATCAAAAAGATTACTGAAGAAAACAACGATACCAGTGAAACCAAAATGGGCATGGTTATCAACAGGGTAAAAGAAGAAAGTAAAGGAATAATAGAAGTTGCGGAAGAGACGGGGCTCAAAATCCTTGGCTATATTCCAGAAGATGAAAACATAACAAGATTTGACTCTGTCGGCAAGCCCATAATTGACCTTCCCAATGATTCTCCTGGCGTAGTAGCCGTTCGGGAAGTATTGCATCAAATAGGGTTCTAATAATCGCCCTCAGGGGTTCTAAATGCCATCCTGACGTTCTATTTCCCTAATAGGACAGTACCCTCCTTTCTTTGTTGATCGATTTGGCAATCTCAATTACCCATCAACCAAACATCCTTGACAATATGTAAACTATTTGATAGACAGTAGGGGCGAACGGCCGTTCGCCCCTGCCGTTCCGAAAAACAGGGAGGTAGATAGCCATGTCAGAAAAACAATACCTGATTGATGCAATAACTGTTTATGATTCCTGGCGACTCTTTAAAATTATAGCCGAATTTGTCGATGGTTTCGAGGCACTATCTGACATCTATCCCTGCATCTCTGTTTTTGGCTCTGCCCGAGTTCTCCCGGGTGATGAAACATATGAAAAGACTGTAGTTATTGCTAAGAAATTGGCTGAAAATGGCTTCAACATCATTACCGGTGGTGGGCCTGGTATCATGGAGGCAGCTAACAGAGGGGCAAGAGAGGGAGGCTCAAAGTCTGTCGGGCTAAATATTCGCCTACCTCTGGAGCAAAAAATCAACCCTTACGTAGATGTAAACCTGGAGTTCAAATACTTTTTCGTAAGGAAGGTAATGTTTATCAAATATGCTCAGGCCTATATAGGCATGCCTGGCGGTTTCGGAACACTTGATGAGATATTCGAAGCCATGACCCTGATCCAGACCAAACGGATAAAACCTTTCCCTGTGATACTTGTAGGGTCCGATTACTGGAATGGTCTGTTGGAGTGGATGAGAAAGAACCTCCTGGAAAAAAACAAGATATCCCCGGAGGATATGGAGAGGGTAATCATCCTGGATGACCCGGACGAAGTGGTGAAGACCATCAAGCGCACGGTAATCGTGTAGTAAGCAGGTATGGTATAAGGGGGAAGGCTATGAAAGTAAATTGTGCAGGGGCGGCAGGGACGGTAACAGGCTCCAACTACCTGATTGAGACGGAGGGTGTAAGGGTACTTGTGGACTGTGGCATGTTTCAGGGATCGAGGCAAATGGAGGAGCGCAACTATCTGGATTTCCCCTACGACCCCGGGACGGTGAGCCATCTTTTCTTAACGCATGCCCATATCGATCACAGTGGTCTCATCCCCAAACTTGTGCGGAATGGGTTTTCCGGCAGCATCCTGTGTACCCCCGCTACCGCAGACTTGTGCAGGATTATGCTGGCTGACAGCGCGCATATACAGGAGATGGAAGCGGAATGGCATAATCGCAAAAAGAGGCGCGCAGGCCGCAAACGCTTGATTGAACCTCTTTATACCCAGGATAATGCTGAGGCGGCAATGAAATATTTCATGCCAATAACTTACGGAAACGATGTTATCCTCTCTCCTCATATGCGTGCCCGTTTCAGTGACGCGGGACATATCCTGGGTTCTGCCATTATCGAGCTTTGGGTCAAAGAAAAAGACCGTGAGGTTAAGATAGTCTTTTCCGGTGATCTGGGTAGTATCAATCAGCCGATAATTTCAGACCCTACGTATATCCAGAAAGCCGATGTGGTCTTTATTGAATCTACTTACGGTAATCGTATTCATAAGTCCAAGGAAAGCACATATCAGGAACTCAGAGAGGTAGTCATTGCCGCCTATAAGGACGGTGGCAACGTGGTGATTCCAGCCTTTGCGGTGGAGCGTACCCAGGAGGTGCTTTATATATTAAACGAGCTTTACCAGAAAAAACAAATCCCCTATATGGATGTTTATATAGACAGCCCTCTTGCCATCTCGGCTACAGAAATCTTTCTAAAGCATCCGGAATGCTTTGATAAAGCAACTGTGAACAAATTGCGGGCAGGCAACCATCCGCTGGATTTCCCCGGGATGCATTTCAGCCGCTCGGCTGAAGAATCCATACGTTTGAACGATATCAAAAAGGGAGCCATAATCATCGCGGCCAGCGGAATGGCACACGCCGGCCGTATTAAACACCACCTCCGCTATAATCTCTGGCGTCCAGAGGCTCACATTGTGTTTGTGGGCTATCAGGCACAGGGTACCACGGGGCGGCTCATTGTAGACGGTGCCAGACGTGTAAAGATTTTCGGAGAAGAAGTAACCGTAAGAGCCAAGATTCACACTATCGGAGGATTTTCTGCTCACGCCGACAGGGACGGACTTCTTAAATGGCTCACGCATTTTAATCCAAAACCTTATGCTACTGTGATTGTCCATGGAGAACCCAGCAGCTCACTGGCATTTAGCAATTATGTCAGTGAAGAACTAAATATCTCTCCCATTGTTCCACAATTGGGAGAAACTATCGATCTGGACATCGCCATGGGCAAATTCAGGAAAGAAGGCATTGCGGTTGCCCCGCTGGAATTCAATGCCGAATTGGACGTTACATGGGAAAGGCTGGACGACATTATAACCCGGATTGGAGACATTGAAGATATTCCTGACTTCAGGATGCGAGAAAGCCTTACGCCCAAGCTTCGGGAAATCAATGAAAGGCTGAATGAAATCAGGGAGCATCTGGCTGGTAAGGAGATATGAGAACGGAAAATGGGGGAACGTGGAATATTAGCTTAGACTGAGTTAAGCCGCTTGCCCTTTCTCGGCAAAAAGTGGTTGCAGTGCCGACCACAAGGTCTTTAATACCTGAACCGCTAAAGCACTTGTGAATTCATATTGTGAGGCATTCGGACCTTCTACGTGGACAGTAACAATTCCAAAGAATCTGTCTGCATAAAAAACAAAGGTGCTGGTGCGATTGATGATCTTTGAGCTGACAACCCCTGCATCACGGCGGAAAGTTTCAACCCGGTTGTCTCCAGTACCAGTTTTCCCACCTACCTCAGCGGATGTGCCATCGGAGAGGGTAAAAGTATTTTTAATCCTTTGGGCAGTACCCCTTTCCACTACCTGCCTCAGGGCGTCCCTCAAAGATCGTGCCACTAAAGGAGACATGACCCTTTTCCTGGTATCAGGGGGTTTGCTAAGATGCGTTTCATAAGGGGTACCCTCTCCAAAATGAAGCCCTTTAAAACTGATCATTGGTTTATAAATTCCCTCATTGAGGATGATACCCATAAACTCTGCCAGGTTTACCGGTCTATCAGCTGAGCTTCCAATTGCAGTTGCCAGAGAGGGAACAAGTGTTCCGAATGGATATCCCATAGACCTCCATGTTCGATGAATCTCAGCAAATGCCTTTCGTTCGAGAAGGCTTCTTATCCTCAGATTTTGTGCGTTGTGAAAACGGGTCCTGAATATCCATGAAGAAGATAGCATCCTGGCATCTTTGCTTGCTTCCAGCACTTTATTCCAGAGGGACCCAGGATGGTCTTTCAGATAGAAGACCAACCAGACCTCAAGGGGATGCCTTCCCAGAAGGTAAGCCTCATCAATGAGATGGTATGATTTTCCTTGATAGGCTCTAAACATCTTATTGAGCAAAGCCAGGTTTATGGCATTTTCCTGGAAATGGGACTTTGCCGCTGTTACTAATTGCTCCAGGGTAGCTTCTGGATTTTCCTTCAAGTAAAGAATTACCCAGTTCCTCAGAGGATGCAGGGAAGATTGGCAGAGTATTGCAAAAGACTCTTTATAGGCTTTAGAGACATGAATCCGGTAATATTTTTTGAGGAATTCGACAGATTCCAGCTCCATCGCTTCTTTCAAAAGAGGTAACCGTTGAGGATTGTTTATTTCTGAAAGCAGAGCCTTCACATCATAGCCAAGATTTGCCATATAGTAGTCAACCACCTCCTTCATCAGCCGGATGAAGACAAGGTTCACTGATTGGCAAAACCCTTCTTCGACGGTAAAGAATCGGTTATCCTGATCCTTCTTAAAATTCTTAAACGTGTGCACTCCCCCCCCTGTGAAAAAAACCTGATTAGGATTACCAGAAATGCTCCTCTGCATGCTAGCCTTGAGTACCTCTTCTTGCGTTGCCTTTGGGTGATAGAGCAGATAATCCAGGACCCATTTGGATAAAGGGTCATTGACCTGCGACTTCTTCCTTAAAAGGTCGCTTTGGTCTTTCTCTGCAAAATAACCATAAAGGTAATCAATGACCATCAGGTAAGAAGCCAGGGTTCGAAGCTTCGCTGTAGAGCCCAACTCAAGTTTTATACCGGTAGTAACATTGAGGGGTTTATTCAGGGTATCAGCCTGAATCCTTAAAAGATTCCCCTCTGGACGGCTTTCAAAAAGGGCAAAACTGTATATCACATCTCCAGGATCTCCTTTGTTTAAAAGATAGGGTGCTAAGAATCCATTTTCCGCTAAGAACTCAGGAGCATAAAGAGAATTCAAGATGCTATTGACTTTCTGCTGGGTATCGAAGTCAAAGGTAGTATCAACAGTCATATCCAATCGATCCAGTTCATAAAGTGTCTCAATGCCCAGTAGCTTGAGTAAACTTATACGGACAGAGTCTGTTCCTTTTCGCTCCACGAGAGAAAGAGGGGGAGGGATAGGTGCACCGGGCCTGAATTCTAAATGGGCTGTCGTTGCAGCTTTTTTTAAAGCTGTACTGATGATTCCGTCCGCTTCTAAAAGGCGAAGATACCCATTCACTTTTTTCTCCAGTATGGTGTGGTCCTTTTGGAGATACAGGGATGGGTGTCGTGTGGCAATGATAAGCGAAAGTGCCTCTTTAAGTGTATTTGCCTTTCTATAAAGCACTTCCTGATTCGTTTCATTCATCTGCAAATCAGACATTAGCTGGTCTATGTTTTTACCAAACCATGCCCACATCCCTTTACCAATCCCGTTAATTTCACCGTACCCTTTAGCCGCTCCCAATGGCATTCCATTAAAGTATTCCCTGACAATTTCTTTGCGGGTATCGGTGGTATTAGGTCCCTTACGGTATGCCCATAAACTTCCTCCTACTATCTGTCTTATCTTGTCTACAGGACCTCTGGTCATACCCCTACTTGAGTGTCTGAATTTTACTATTTGGGTTACCAGGGTACTCCCCCCGATTCCATCTGGAATGCCAAAAAGCTTTTCACCGAGATATCTAAGACTCGCTAAGCCAAGACGATCCCATTCGATGGCAGGATTCAAGAAAGGGTGTTCAAAATCGAATAATTCCCGATTTTCCCTGTGAAGCAGAACCTTTACCAAAAGTGGCGGTATGGATTGAAAGGAGGGAAACTGTTGGGTATCCAGGGTAACGTGGTAGGCTTTAGCACCATCTCTATCATTCAGCCGTAATCCCCGATCATCCCTTTTCTCATAAGAGATCGGGATACCACTTCTACCGAGGAAAAGGGCAGTCTTCGATTGCCTTGCCTGTGAGGTTACTATATAACCTTTTTCTTTAAGACGCTTTTGAAATTTTGGTAAATCTGTATAGCCTCTGGAGATGTCAAACGGACCATCGATAGGAAAGGAGATATCACTGCTCTCCCCTCCTTGAAGTCTCCATGTTACATTCTTTGAGCACCAGGAAAAGATAGCTGCTTCCCATACGCTTGTCCTTATTTCATAAGCTATTGCCAGAGCTAACGCCGAAACAAAGAGAAAAGTTAATAAAATCTTACCATATGACCTGAGTCTCTTTTTTTGATGAGATCTCTCCCATCCTGAACTATCAATAGTAATTTACCTCCATCTCTTCTTTCTCTTATATCTCTGATAACCTTTTACTGACTCTTCCAGTTTTACTCCTAAGTAGAATTCCTTTACATCATCGTTTTCCAGGAGGACCCTTGTTTCATCGGACAGAACAATCCTGCCGTTTTCCAATACGTACCCATAATTCCCTATGTTAAGTGCCATCTTTGCGTTCTGCTCTACCAACAGAATAGTGATCCCTTCTCTGTTGATAGCCTTAATAATCTCGAATATATCCTTTACCAGTACCGGAGATAAACCCAGAGAGGGTTCGTCCAAAAGGAGGAGCTTTGGTCTAGCCATCAAGGCACGACCTATAGCCAACATTTGCTGTTCCCCACCGCTTAGTGTCCCTGCCAGCTGATTTTTCCTTTCCTCCAGGACAGGAAAGTGCTCAGAAACCCGTTTGTAGTCTTTCCTGATTCCGTCTTTGTCCCTTCGTGTATATGAACCCATCTTCAGGTTCTCAAAAACTGTCAGTTCGGGGAATATCTCCCTCCCTTCAGGGACATAGGATATACCAAGATGCACGATATCCTCTGTATCCATTCTGTCGATTCTCTTACCCATGAACTCTATAGTCCCCTTTTCAGGCTGGTCTTCCAACAGTCCCATTATAGTTTTAAGGATAGTGGTCTTTCCGGCACCGTTTGCCCCAAGGACGGTCTTTATATCACCTTCCTCCAGGTCCAGGGAAACACCGCGAATGGCATTGACAAATCCATAGCTGGTCTCTATGTTTTTTACCTTAAGCAATCGTATCTTCCTCTCCTAAA is drawn from Thermodesulfobacteriota bacterium and contains these coding sequences:
- a CDS encoding acyl-CoA dehydratase activase yields the protein MITAGIDLGSLSTKVLILEDDNILSTSVITTEEEGALVVKKAMDEAIKKAKISFEELKNIVSTGYGRRLVPFAKESKSEMLCHAKGSHWLFPKARTVIDVGAESSKVIRINEEGVVEDFAGNDKCAAGTGVFLDTMAKALEVSLEDIGQLSLEYKEKAQISSMCAVFAESEVVSHIHKGIPRNDILAGIHESIADRIFGMVNRIGMKNDVVMTGGVAKNIGMVRALEEKLGIKIYIAEYPQLIGALGAALIARNS
- a CDS encoding acyl-CoA dehydratase activase, translating into MIVAGVDIGSLSGETVILSDGKILSYSIVRTGADSALTAKKATDEALKNANISFEDIEYTIATGYGRVIVPFANENITEISCHAKGANYLFPDVKTILDMGGQDCKAIRCNEKGKVTNFAMNDKCAAGTGRFCEVMADVLGIPLEDIGKTSLEAKKDAMISSACAVFAKSEAVSLLRSGVPKSEILSGVHEAIATRVFALLQRVGIEGDFVISGGIAKNIGVIKKVAEKVGLKPLMSEEPQIVGALGAALFAKERYKKGQSLA
- a CDS encoding 2-hydroxyacyl-CoA dehydratase family protein, encoding MTSLEELSEMSKTIANPAVDKWKAQGKPVVGFFCSYIPEEILHAAGIFPYRIKATGCTNTPAADAFLSAVNCSFARSCLELALEGGYWFLDGVVSMNSCEHIRRLYDILKRKVKTPYYHFLSVPHKTDEEAVNWYRDELAIFKAGLEKAFDVSITEESIRKSIAVYNETRDLLRKVYEFRQRGNPLLTGKEAHEIVVAAMSTPKEDYNRLLKGLLEEVGKRKGISTHSPRLMVMGSVIDDPDYIGIIEGMGCLVVTDALCFGSRYFWEPVKTNGDLMECLARSYLKRPVCPRMSEDIGQIVTYTKGMVEKFNVDGVIMERIRCCDLWGGTTLILQKRLDELNIPLLVVDREYMTSGAGQMSTRVGAFLEMIGRG
- a CDS encoding 2-hydroxyacyl-CoA dehydratase family protein, producing the protein MTQKNIREIEKVHNSMQGLLNHVGSKYPERKWMYEPAAKYFEMLYEDVVQNKPIAWYFFLLTPELFRAMDIAPFSGEYAGSVISSFPEGIIKYVDFAEQHVPESLCAINKYTLGAALSGDFPYPDMLIHIAAHPCDSASIIYPVLAEYLGVPQFCFDTPYLDDERSHIYFASQFTKLISFLEEQTNQKLDFDRLKQVVEYSNQAQEYVLKANKLRKEVPCPISSRSSAIAAGAILGLAGTPFLVDWYKKQYEMALERVQRNEGALPEEKLRVAMVWSSTFFDLGVLEWMEREYGAVVVMDLLNLWVNEPIEDTSSLSKIARGLASKILKAPMGRHGRGPVDTLLEEVVGICREYKADVAIFAGHVGCKYGWASAKLLKDVIKEEVGIPTLFFDFDAYDPRVASSETIKAKIEQFFDTYL
- a CDS encoding AAA family ATPase, translated to MMSRPGSDRQNAGRVIAVSGKGGAGKTALVAIMVGVLSKMEKFKILAIDADSAACLPSAVGATAYRTVGDIREEIIKNPEAKSRIQDIPMQKVIAEVMGQGNGFDLLVMGRPEGPGCFCAVNDLLRYGIETLSRDFDITLIDCEAGPEQVNRRVLRSVDTLVIVTDTSTRGIHNAKLIKKITEENNDTSETKMGMVINRVKEESKGIIEVAEETGLKILGYIPEDENITRFDSVGKPIIDLPNDSPGVVAVREVLHQIGF
- a CDS encoding TIGR00730 family Rossman fold protein, whose translation is MSEKQYLIDAITVYDSWRLFKIIAEFVDGFEALSDIYPCISVFGSARVLPGDETYEKTVVIAKKLAENGFNIITGGGPGIMEAANRGAREGGSKSVGLNIRLPLEQKINPYVDVNLEFKYFFVRKVMFIKYAQAYIGMPGGFGTLDEIFEAMTLIQTKRIKPFPVILVGSDYWNGLLEWMRKNLLEKNKISPEDMERVIILDDPDEVVKTIKRTVIV
- a CDS encoding MBL fold metallo-hydrolase, whose amino-acid sequence is MKVNCAGAAGTVTGSNYLIETEGVRVLVDCGMFQGSRQMEERNYLDFPYDPGTVSHLFLTHAHIDHSGLIPKLVRNGFSGSILCTPATADLCRIMLADSAHIQEMEAEWHNRKKRRAGRKRLIEPLYTQDNAEAAMKYFMPITYGNDVILSPHMRARFSDAGHILGSAIIELWVKEKDREVKIVFSGDLGSINQPIISDPTYIQKADVVFIESTYGNRIHKSKESTYQELREVVIAAYKDGGNVVIPAFAVERTQEVLYILNELYQKKQIPYMDVYIDSPLAISATEIFLKHPECFDKATVNKLRAGNHPLDFPGMHFSRSAEESIRLNDIKKGAIIIAASGMAHAGRIKHHLRYNLWRPEAHIVFVGYQAQGTTGRLIVDGARRVKIFGEEVTVRAKIHTIGGFSAHADRDGLLKWLTHFNPKPYATVIVHGEPSSSLAFSNYVSEELNISPIVPQLGETIDLDIAMGKFRKEGIAVAPLEFNAELDVTWERLDDIITRIGDIEDIPDFRMRESLTPKLREINERLNEIREHLAGKEI
- a CDS encoding transglycosylase domain-containing protein; translation: MTIDSSGWERSHQKKRLRSYGKILLTFLFVSALALAIAYEIRTSVWEAAIFSWCSKNVTWRLQGGESSDISFPIDGPFDISRGYTDLPKFQKRLKEKGYIVTSQARQSKTALFLGRSGIPISYEKRDDRGLRLNDRDGAKAYHVTLDTQQFPSFQSIPPLLVKVLLHRENRELFDFEHPFLNPAIEWDRLGLASLRYLGEKLFGIPDGIGGSTLVTQIVKFRHSSRGMTRGPVDKIRQIVGGSLWAYRKGPNTTDTRKEIVREYFNGMPLGAAKGYGEINGIGKGMWAWFGKNIDQLMSDLQMNETNQEVLYRKANTLKEALSLIIATRHPSLYLQKDHTILEKKVNGYLRLLEADGIISTALKKAATTAHLEFRPGAPIPPPLSLVERKGTDSVRISLLKLLGIETLYELDRLDMTVDTTFDFDTQQKVNSILNSLYAPEFLAENGFLAPYLLNKGDPGDVIYSFALFESRPEGNLLRIQADTLNKPLNVTTGIKLELGSTAKLRTLASYLMVIDYLYGYFAEKDQSDLLRKKSQVNDPLSKWVLDYLLYHPKATQEEVLKASMQRSISGNPNQVFFTGGGVHTFKNFKKDQDNRFFTVEEGFCQSVNLVFIRLMKEVVDYYMANLGYDVKALLSEINNPQRLPLLKEAMELESVEFLKKYYRIHVSKAYKESFAILCQSSLHPLRNWVILYLKENPEATLEQLVTAAKSHFQENAINLALLNKMFRAYQGKSYHLIDEAYLLGRHPLEVWLVFYLKDHPGSLWNKVLEASKDARMLSSSWIFRTRFHNAQNLRIRSLLERKAFAEIHRTWRSMGYPFGTLVPSLATAIGSSADRPVNLAEFMGIILNEGIYKPMISFKGLHFGEGTPYETHLSKPPDTRKRVMSPLVARSLRDALRQVVERGTAQRIKNTFTLSDGTSAEVGGKTGTGDNRVETFRRDAGVVSSKIINRTSTFVFYADRFFGIVTVHVEGPNASQYEFTSALAVQVLKTLWSALQPLFAEKGQAA
- a CDS encoding ABC transporter ATP-binding protein, translating into MLKVKNIETSYGFVNAIRGVSLDLEEGDIKTVLGANGAGKTTILKTIMGLLEDQPEKGTIEFMGKRIDRMDTEDIVHLGISYVPEGREIFPELTVFENLKMGSYTRRDKDGIRKDYKRVSEHFPVLEERKNQLAGTLSGGEQQMLAIGRALMARPKLLLLDEPSLGLSPVLVKDIFEIIKAINREGITILLVEQNAKMALNIGNYGYVLENGRIVLSDETRVLLENDDVKEFYLGVKLEESVKGYQRYKRKKRWR